From Sphingobacteriales bacterium:
GCATGTTCAGTTTTGTCTATTTTCTTAGTAAATTTATAGGTTGTCTTTAAATCGTAAGCTTGTTTGTTTACTTTTTCAATTGAGTTGATCAAATGAAATGAATCAAAAGATTTTTCCCATGAACGAGTGTATGCCTTTTCTAATTTTGAACGATCTGGATTTTTAATATCATAATATCTGCTAATTTTGGGCGAAAAGTAGGAGTAAATTTGATTAAAATCTCTCTCGTCTTCCGCTTGAATAAAACCTGTGATGATTTCTTTAAAGGCAGTTTCCTCGTCTGTAGTTTCCTCGTCCGGAGCAACCTCGTCCGGAGCAATCTCATCCGGAGTAACTTCGTCCGGAGTAACTTCGTCCGGAGTAACATTTTGTGAATCATCATTGTACAGTTTAGCAAGGGCTAAAGAAGGAATTCCAAAATTGAAGCCTTCCCCTATCCCCGCAAAATTAATAGCCACCAAGTGGCCCCACTTATCCATGACTGGGCTGCCACTCGAGCCTGGTAATGTTGGAATTGAATATAAAATTTTTACGTTATCTGGAGCTTGAGTAACTGTTCCATGTGTAAATTGAGATTGAATGCCGTAATTTGTATTTGCTAATGCAATTCCGTGATTAAATCCAATCATATATACATTGTCATTAATGTTTATTTTTTTTGAATATTCAATTTCTTTTAAGGAAAAAATGTTTTCTATGTCTTTAGGTGTTTTTTTACCTTTTAATTGTATAATTGCCAAATCTATATTTTTGTCATTTGCTTTTTTGATTACAACACATTCTTTAAAATCACTCCAATCTGTTACATAGGTGTCGTCATAAGCAACGCC
This genomic window contains:
- a CDS encoding trypsin-like peptidase domain-containing protein; the encoded protein is MKKITTIVFILAILGCNRNPPEPTELYNKYRNSVVLIKISYYFKSFFNGKEFYFILGGDKGQMFFKNEKEAIKNADTAYGTGFIISDRGEIATNRHVAYPSIDDFLPGVSRSEAKNFELKRIFLGVAYDDTYVTDWSDFKECVVIKKANDKNIDLAIIQLKGKKTPKDIENIFSLKEIEYSKKININDNVYMIGFNHGIALANTNYGIQSQFTHGTVTQAPDNVKILYSIPTLPGSSGSPVMDKWGHLVAINFAGIGEGFNFGIPSLALAKLYNDDSQNVTPDEVTPDEVTPDEIAPDEVAPDEETTDEETAFKEIITGFIQAEDERDFNQIYSYFSPKISRYYDIKNPDRSKLEKAYTRSWEKSFDSFHLINSIEKVNKQAYDLKTTYKFTKKIDKTEHAVESSIRFIFDANGKIIEIYRID